The proteins below are encoded in one region of Reichenbachiella sp. 5M10:
- a CDS encoding pyridoxal phosphate-dependent aminotransferase family protein, which yields MSILKDRLAKYTYADEVKEAGLYPYFREIGSNQDTEVMINGNKVLMFGSNSYLGLTNHPKVKQAAQDAIAKYGTGCAGSRFLNGTLDLHVELENKLAEFFEKEAALIFSTGFQTNLGVISSMTGRNDYILIDEFDHASIIDGTRLSFSKVIKYKHNDMNSLEHQLAKLEPGAVKMIVVDGIFSMEGDIVKLPAIVDLAKKYHAEIIVDDAHAVGVIGKNGAGTASHFGLVDDVSFIVGTFSKSLASLGGFVAGDKVAIDYMKHHARALIFSASIPPSSAACALAALDLMKTEPQLIDKLWDNTNYTIQRLRELGFEIGPTESPIIPIYVRDNEKTFKLTQYLIEEGVFVNPVISPAVKSGDSLIRFSLMSSHSHDQIDFAIDKLVKARKVIGFGQEAHILAENTAVAK from the coding sequence ATGAGTATTTTAAAAGATCGTCTTGCAAAATACACTTATGCTGACGAAGTGAAGGAAGCAGGGTTGTATCCATATTTTAGAGAAATCGGTTCTAATCAAGATACTGAGGTGATGATCAATGGAAACAAAGTATTGATGTTTGGTTCCAATAGCTATCTTGGACTGACCAATCACCCTAAAGTAAAGCAAGCAGCACAAGATGCCATTGCCAAATATGGCACAGGTTGTGCAGGATCTAGATTCCTCAACGGAACACTGGACCTACATGTAGAGCTCGAAAACAAATTGGCCGAATTTTTCGAAAAGGAAGCAGCTCTCATCTTCAGCACTGGGTTTCAAACCAATTTAGGAGTCATCTCAAGCATGACTGGGAGAAATGACTACATCCTCATCGATGAATTTGATCATGCATCCATAATTGACGGGACGAGACTCTCATTTTCTAAGGTCATCAAATACAAGCACAATGACATGAACTCGCTAGAGCATCAATTGGCCAAGCTCGAACCAGGAGCAGTCAAAATGATCGTTGTAGATGGAATATTCAGCATGGAAGGAGATATTGTCAAACTCCCTGCTATCGTTGATTTGGCTAAAAAATACCACGCAGAAATCATAGTGGACGATGCGCATGCCGTAGGGGTCATCGGCAAAAATGGAGCAGGAACGGCCTCTCATTTTGGCCTAGTGGATGACGTCAGTTTCATCGTTGGCACCTTTAGCAAATCACTGGCATCACTCGGTGGGTTTGTAGCAGGTGACAAAGTAGCCATTGACTACATGAAGCACCATGCTCGTGCACTCATATTTAGTGCTAGCATCCCTCCTTCTTCTGCAGCATGTGCACTGGCAGCCTTGGACTTGATGAAGACGGAGCCTCAGTTGATTGACAAACTATGGGACAATACCAACTACACCATTCAACGTCTGCGAGAGCTAGGGTTTGAAATAGGCCCCACAGAATCTCCTATCATACCGATATACGTCAGAGACAACGAAAAAACATTCAAATTGACGCAATACCTCATTGAAGAAGGCGTATTTGTCAATCCGGTAATCTCTCCTGCTGTCAAAAGTGGAGACTCGCTCATTCGATTCTCCCTCATGTCTTCGCATTCGCATGACCAAATTGATTTTGCGATTGACAAATTGGTAAAAGCAAGAAAGGTCATTGGATTTGGCCAAGAAGCCCATATTCTAGCAGAAAACACTGCGGTTGCCAAATAG
- a CDS encoding DUF6048 family protein, whose product MRILKYIISCVLLLSALSGLAQEKRVRDWKPSELFLSADVVGMARLVSGDVQTEFQAKVDFDHFYMAVDWGRSNLNSDGENFDYQSSGNFFRVGPQVNFTPYSKIRSSIYFGLMYAHSSFTDEINYFVVGDDWDNVDLSYENKGMSANWMEAMMGLNVRIVGPLFLGYTVRFKLAKWMSDYEVLQPYEIPGYGQADKSSVFGFNYYITYRFGFRKKPIETKPKRVHLKE is encoded by the coding sequence ATGAGAATATTAAAATATATAATTAGTTGTGTCTTATTGCTTTCTGCTTTGAGTGGTTTGGCTCAAGAGAAGCGGGTGCGAGATTGGAAGCCGTCAGAGTTGTTTTTGTCCGCAGATGTCGTGGGTATGGCCAGGTTGGTGTCTGGTGACGTGCAGACAGAATTTCAAGCGAAAGTTGATTTTGATCATTTCTACATGGCTGTGGACTGGGGCAGGAGCAACCTGAACTCTGATGGTGAGAATTTTGACTATCAGAGTTCAGGTAATTTTTTTAGAGTAGGTCCTCAAGTGAATTTTACTCCCTATAGTAAAATTAGGAGTAGTATTTATTTTGGGCTGATGTATGCCCATTCTAGTTTTACAGACGAGATCAATTATTTTGTGGTAGGTGATGATTGGGATAATGTGGATTTGTCTTACGAGAACAAGGGGATGAGCGCCAATTGGATGGAAGCGATGATGGGATTAAACGTACGAATAGTGGGGCCTTTGTTTTTGGGCTATACCGTTCGTTTCAAGTTAGCCAAGTGGATGTCTGATTATGAAGTGTTGCAGCCTTATGAGATTCCAGGCTACGGTCAAGCGGACAAGAGTAGTGTGTTTGGGTTCAATTATTACATTACCTATCGGTTTGGGTTTCGAAAGAAGCCCATAGAAACCAAACCCAAAAGGGTGCATTTGAAAGAATAG
- a CDS encoding DUF6452 family protein, with translation MKKMKWLVVWMFLCSAVMSSCKDDPDCSLEQPYDEFVIGFYDERSLELDTLRFDFVSAEGSDTILYNSEDTLSYFSFKLNPAADSVTYYFLTGVSVDTLQLTYDRDLEWLSERCGPFFNYAKLKVAFHTFDSVSVEQSAIDITVDENIKIYN, from the coding sequence ATGAAAAAAATGAAGTGGCTTGTGGTGTGGATGTTCTTGTGCTCGGCGGTGATGTCGTCGTGTAAAGATGATCCCGATTGTAGTCTGGAGCAACCTTACGACGAGTTTGTGATAGGGTTTTATGATGAGCGTTCTTTGGAACTGGACACGTTGCGTTTCGATTTTGTGAGTGCAGAGGGTAGTGATACCATTTTGTACAATAGTGAAGATACACTTTCTTACTTTTCGTTCAAGCTGAACCCTGCGGCGGACTCTGTGACTTACTATTTTCTGACGGGTGTATCGGTAGATACATTGCAGTTGACTTATGATCGCGATTTGGAGTGGCTGTCCGAACGTTGTGGACCGTTTTTTAATTACGCTAAATTAAAGGTTGCTTTTCATACATTTGACTCTGTGAGTGTGGAACAATCTGCGATAGATATTACTGTCGATGAGAATATTAAAATATATAATTAG
- a CDS encoding UDP-2,3-diacylglucosamine diphosphatase, whose translation MQQNYFTLPKGQKAYFASDFHLGAPSMELSMMREKRIVRWLDEIAKDAGVLFLVGDLFDFWFEYRHVVPKGYVRFLGKLAELSDRGVQIVVFIGNHDLWIKDYLKEQVSAIIYATAQDVQINGKYFHIAHGDGLDPADKKFRLIKKVFTNPFCQWLFSWLHPDVGVALANAWSGRSRKEKEGQNDDAHLIRYSEGLQALSPHDFYMYGDCHIDRLQDLEGAIYCNLGDWITRSTYARFDGENLELLTFEG comes from the coding sequence ATGCAACAAAACTACTTTACACTCCCCAAGGGTCAGAAAGCTTATTTTGCGAGTGATTTTCATTTGGGAGCTCCTAGTATGGAGCTGTCTATGATGAGAGAGAAACGAATCGTCCGATGGCTTGATGAGATTGCCAAGGATGCGGGGGTATTGTTTTTGGTAGGAGACCTGTTCGATTTTTGGTTCGAGTACCGTCATGTCGTACCCAAAGGGTATGTTCGTTTTTTGGGCAAATTGGCAGAGTTATCTGATAGAGGGGTGCAGATAGTCGTTTTTATAGGCAATCATGACTTATGGATCAAGGATTACCTAAAGGAGCAAGTGAGTGCAATTATCTACGCTACTGCTCAAGATGTTCAGATCAATGGTAAGTATTTTCATATAGCGCATGGTGATGGGCTAGATCCTGCAGACAAGAAATTTAGGTTAATAAAAAAGGTGTTTACCAACCCATTCTGCCAGTGGCTTTTTTCGTGGTTGCACCCTGATGTGGGAGTCGCCTTGGCCAATGCATGGTCGGGGCGTAGCAGAAAAGAAAAGGAAGGGCAAAATGATGATGCTCACTTGATCCGATACAGTGAGGGTTTACAGGCGCTATCACCACATGATTTTTACATGTATGGGGATTGTCACATAGATCGACTTCAAGACCTGGAGGGCGCTATATATTGCAATTTAGGAGATTGGATTACTCGATCTACTTATGCGCGATTTGATGGAGAGAACTTGGAGTTGCTGACGTTTGAGGGATGA
- the ftsH gene encoding ATP-dependent zinc metalloprotease FtsH, which produces MADKPKNKNTATQPNKPNYQIWVIIGLMTFIFGISYFSNNNSAKEISFRKFEEMVLSNDVQKVTLIGNQNIVDVQLKEEALENSKYKLDLEHQNNLGMSSSGPQYYFKIESKDIFVQKKNALDAQLKDGPQYEYYVDEKSDYTNIFLNSGFFIIIILGFWLLMRRMTGGGGPGGQIFNIGKSKAALFDAENKVKITFGNVAGLDEAKEEVKEIVDFLKTPTKFTKLGGKIPKGALLVGPPGTGKTLLAKAVAGEAGVPFFTLSGSDFVEMFVGVGAARVRDLFKQAKEKAPCIVFIDEIDAIGRSRGKGQMPGSNDERENTLNSLLVEMDGFSTDSGVIILAATNRPDVLDSALLRPGRFDRQISIDKPDIIGRDAIFKVHLGPIKVDKDIDSRKLAAQTPGFAGAEIANVCNEAALIAARKDKKAVDAKDFQDAIDRVIGGLEKKSKIISPEEKKIVAYHEAGHAVAGWFLEHADPLVKVSIVPRGLAALGYAQYLPKEQYLYQTEQLLDEMCMALGGRAAEEIIFGKISTGALSDLERITKMAYSIVTVYGMNDAIGNLSFYDSKQSEYNFNKPYSDATAEKIDKEVKSIVDKAYGRTKALLIDKKVELERIAQALLEKEIIFQADLETLIGKRPFEGETNYQAFTNGDLETKGVQEKKNEKDLEELKSTIKTEVEQEDSPDSPKDLEESTTDKEN; this is translated from the coding sequence ATGGCGGATAAACCAAAAAATAAGAATACTGCGACTCAACCAAACAAGCCCAATTACCAGATATGGGTGATTATTGGGTTGATGACTTTCATCTTTGGGATTTCATATTTTTCGAACAATAATTCTGCAAAGGAGATTTCCTTTAGAAAGTTTGAGGAAATGGTGCTCAGCAATGATGTGCAAAAGGTAACCCTAATCGGGAATCAAAACATAGTAGATGTACAACTCAAGGAGGAGGCGTTGGAAAATAGCAAGTACAAGCTAGATCTCGAACACCAAAACAATTTGGGGATGTCTTCGTCCGGTCCGCAGTATTATTTCAAAATAGAAAGCAAGGATATTTTCGTACAGAAGAAAAATGCTTTGGATGCTCAACTCAAGGATGGACCGCAGTATGAGTATTATGTGGACGAAAAATCAGATTATACCAACATATTTCTTAATTCTGGGTTCTTCATCATTATCATACTAGGGTTTTGGTTGTTGATGCGTAGAATGACAGGAGGAGGAGGTCCTGGGGGGCAGATTTTCAATATTGGGAAATCTAAAGCTGCTTTGTTCGATGCAGAAAACAAGGTGAAGATTACTTTTGGAAACGTCGCAGGTCTCGATGAGGCAAAGGAAGAGGTGAAGGAAATTGTAGACTTTCTCAAGACGCCAACGAAATTCACTAAACTAGGAGGTAAGATTCCAAAGGGAGCTTTGCTTGTCGGCCCTCCAGGTACAGGTAAGACTTTGTTGGCGAAGGCCGTAGCTGGGGAGGCAGGAGTGCCTTTCTTTACACTTTCTGGCTCTGATTTCGTGGAGATGTTTGTGGGGGTAGGGGCTGCTCGGGTTAGAGACTTGTTTAAGCAGGCCAAAGAAAAGGCTCCTTGTATCGTGTTTATCGATGAGATTGATGCGATTGGTAGATCTCGTGGCAAGGGACAGATGCCAGGTTCTAACGATGAAAGAGAAAATACCTTGAATTCACTACTTGTGGAGATGGATGGTTTTTCGACAGATTCGGGAGTGATTATATTGGCTGCTACCAACAGGCCTGACGTGTTGGATTCGGCGTTGTTGAGACCAGGGCGTTTTGATCGTCAGATCAGTATAGACAAACCTGATATCATCGGTAGAGATGCTATATTTAAAGTGCATTTGGGGCCGATCAAGGTTGATAAGGATATTGATTCGAGAAAATTGGCTGCTCAAACACCAGGGTTTGCGGGAGCAGAAATCGCTAACGTGTGTAATGAAGCTGCGCTGATTGCTGCGCGTAAGGATAAAAAAGCAGTGGATGCGAAAGATTTTCAAGATGCTATTGACCGTGTGATTGGAGGACTGGAGAAGAAAAGCAAGATCATCTCTCCTGAGGAGAAGAAGATAGTAGCTTATCATGAAGCAGGTCACGCTGTGGCTGGTTGGTTTTTGGAGCATGCTGATCCATTGGTCAAAGTAAGTATCGTGCCGAGAGGGTTAGCGGCTTTGGGGTATGCACAGTATTTGCCCAAAGAGCAGTATTTGTATCAGACCGAACAGTTGTTGGACGAGATGTGTATGGCACTGGGTGGTAGAGCTGCAGAGGAAATAATTTTTGGTAAGATTTCTACGGGGGCTTTGAGTGATCTAGAGCGAATTACCAAGATGGCGTATAGTATAGTCACTGTATACGGTATGAATGATGCCATCGGTAATTTGTCATTTTATGATTCGAAACAGTCGGAGTACAATTTCAATAAGCCATATTCGGATGCGACTGCTGAGAAGATAGATAAGGAAGTTAAGTCAATTGTGGACAAAGCGTACGGCCGTACCAAAGCTCTCCTGATTGACAAGAAGGTGGAGCTGGAGCGTATCGCTCAAGCTCTTCTTGAGAAGGAGATTATTTTTCAGGCTGATCTGGAGACTTTGATTGGTAAGAGACCTTTTGAGGGGGAAACCAATTATCAAGCATTTACCAATGGGGATCTAGAGACCAAGGGAGTGCAAGAGAAGAAGAATGAGAAGGACCTAGAGGAGTTGAAGTCGACAATCAAAACGGAGGTGGAGCAAGAGGACTCTCCAGACTCCCCGAAGGATTTGGAAGAATCTACGACGGATAAAGAAAACTAA
- the rsfS gene encoding ribosome silencing factor, with amino-acid sequence MTEVKDVQKSENLEQVVVQGMQEIKASDIVVMDLREISNSVAKYFVICSGNSDTHLDSIAQSVEEEVYKSLKIDPWHKEGRENKEWILLDYADVVVHIFRKDRREFYSLEKLWGDAVVSKVE; translated from the coding sequence ATGACAGAAGTAAAGGATGTCCAGAAATCTGAAAATCTGGAGCAGGTAGTGGTACAAGGAATGCAAGAAATAAAGGCTTCTGACATTGTTGTCATGGATTTGAGAGAAATCTCCAATTCGGTTGCCAAATATTTCGTAATTTGCTCAGGTAATTCTGATACCCACCTGGATTCAATCGCCCAATCTGTAGAAGAGGAAGTTTACAAATCCTTGAAAATTGACCCTTGGCATAAAGAAGGTAGAGAAAATAAAGAGTGGATTCTACTGGATTATGCAGATGTAGTGGTTCATATCTTTAGAAAAGACCGTAGAGAGTTTTATTCCCTAGAGAAACTGTGGGGGGATGCAGTGGTCAGTAAAGTCGAATAA
- a CDS encoding biotin--[acetyl-CoA-carboxylase] ligase produces MHKFFAKPHKLGKKVLFLPQCHSTNEIALSLVNNGHGTEGTTILTDDQTKGKGQRGNLWHSQAGKNLTFSFILQPTFIPLVAQFDLHLMVSLAVYDTLAQILDDRLTIKWPNDLYYNNQKIGGILIENSVRGTQIAHSVVGIGINVNQDTFDPPLNATSLKIIMEKEHSIDDLAETILLHTEKYYDLIREPKHTLRQSYEKHLYQIHQLKRYQADGEVFSGEIRGVSPHGQLRIEQQGNYRLFHFKEVSFL; encoded by the coding sequence TTGCATAAATTCTTTGCCAAACCTCATAAACTGGGTAAAAAAGTCCTCTTTCTGCCACAATGTCACTCTACCAACGAGATCGCCCTCTCTTTGGTCAACAATGGACACGGCACAGAAGGCACCACGATCCTCACCGATGACCAAACTAAAGGCAAGGGACAACGAGGCAATCTCTGGCACTCTCAAGCAGGAAAAAACCTGACATTTTCCTTTATACTACAGCCAACGTTCATCCCACTTGTTGCACAATTTGATCTCCACCTCATGGTGTCGTTGGCCGTCTACGATACTCTTGCACAAATCTTGGACGATCGTTTGACTATCAAATGGCCAAACGACCTCTACTACAACAATCAAAAAATCGGAGGTATTCTCATCGAAAATTCCGTACGTGGCACACAAATCGCGCACTCAGTTGTTGGTATTGGCATCAACGTCAATCAAGACACTTTTGATCCTCCACTCAATGCTACCAGCCTCAAAATAATCATGGAAAAAGAACACTCCATCGATGATTTGGCAGAAACAATCCTTCTCCATACAGAGAAATACTACGACCTTATCCGTGAACCCAAGCACACCCTGCGCCAGAGCTATGAAAAACATCTTTATCAAATTCATCAGTTAAAGCGCTATCAAGCGGATGGAGAAGTTTTCTCTGGAGAGATTCGTGGGGTGAGCCCACACGGACAACTTCGAATCGAACAACAAGGAAACTATCGACTCTTTCATTTCAAAGAAGTTAGTTTTTTATAA
- the ahcY gene encoding adenosylhomocysteinase — protein sequence MIDSQLKNKVKDISLADWGRKEIKLAEAEMPGLMSLREEYGASQPLKGARIAGCLHMTIQTAVLIETLIELGAEVTWSSCNIFSTQDHAAAAIAKADIPVFAWKGMNEEEFDWCIEQTLFAFEGGKPLNMILDDGGDLTNMVLDRYPELVKDIKGLSEETTTGVHRLQEREAKGTLPMPAINVNDSVTKSKFDNKYGCKESLVDAIRRATDVMMAGKVAVVAGYGDVGKGSAASLRGAGARVIVTEIDPICALQAAMDGFAVKKMDDAVKEGDIIVTTTGNKDIIVDRHFKAMKDKAIVCNIGHFDNEIDVSWLNSNATKDEIKPQVDLYTLDGKEIVLLAEGRLVNLGCATGHPSFVMSNSFTNQTLAQLELWTNTDAYENKVYMLPKHLDEKVAKLHLAKIGVELDVLSEEQAEYIGVTVEGPYKPEYYRY from the coding sequence ATGATAGATTCACAACTAAAGAACAAAGTAAAGGACATCAGTCTAGCTGACTGGGGGAGAAAAGAAATCAAACTTGCTGAAGCTGAGATGCCAGGCCTCATGTCCCTTAGAGAAGAGTACGGCGCTAGCCAGCCTTTGAAAGGTGCTAGAATTGCCGGCTGCCTTCACATGACCATCCAAACTGCTGTATTGATCGAAACATTAATCGAATTGGGCGCTGAGGTAACTTGGTCTTCATGTAACATTTTTTCCACACAAGATCATGCTGCAGCTGCCATTGCAAAAGCTGACATTCCTGTTTTCGCATGGAAAGGGATGAACGAAGAAGAGTTTGACTGGTGCATTGAGCAAACTCTTTTTGCATTCGAAGGAGGCAAGCCTCTCAATATGATTCTAGACGATGGAGGTGACTTGACCAACATGGTGCTAGACAGATACCCTGAACTGGTCAAAGACATCAAAGGATTGTCAGAAGAAACCACCACTGGAGTACATAGACTCCAAGAGAGAGAAGCCAAAGGCACACTACCTATGCCGGCAATCAATGTCAACGACTCTGTGACCAAGTCTAAATTTGACAACAAATATGGATGTAAGGAATCACTCGTAGATGCAATCAGACGTGCCACGGACGTCATGATGGCTGGAAAAGTAGCTGTAGTAGCAGGATACGGTGACGTAGGAAAAGGCTCTGCTGCCTCACTAAGAGGAGCTGGCGCACGAGTCATTGTCACAGAAATCGACCCAATATGCGCACTCCAAGCTGCAATGGATGGTTTTGCTGTGAAGAAAATGGATGATGCAGTCAAAGAGGGTGACATCATCGTCACCACTACGGGCAACAAAGACATCATCGTAGACCGTCATTTCAAAGCAATGAAGGACAAAGCGATCGTATGTAACATCGGTCACTTTGACAATGAAATCGACGTATCATGGCTCAACAGCAATGCGACCAAGGATGAAATCAAGCCTCAAGTAGACCTATACACACTCGATGGCAAAGAGATTGTCCTCTTAGCAGAAGGTCGTTTGGTCAACTTGGGATGTGCTACTGGTCACCCATCATTCGTAATGTCCAACTCGTTTACCAACCAAACTTTGGCTCAACTGGAACTATGGACAAACACAGATGCGTACGAAAATAAAGTATATATGCTGCCTAAGCACCTCGATGAGAAAGTAGCTAAACTACACCTCGCTAAAATTGGTGTAGAGTTAGATGTACTTTCTGAAGAGCAAGCAGAATACATAGGTGTAACTGTAGAAGGCCCCTACAAGCCTGAGTACTACAGATACTAA
- a CDS encoding sigma-70 family RNA polymerase sigma factor: MEEQTEKKQHNDREKQRIFDEEFMPHLGALYNFAYKLTYDEDDSKDLVQDTFMKSFRFIDSFQEGTNAKAWLFRILKNSFINEFRKKSKQPSKVDYQEVEGYYNSEGTEKPSVTTDLRVDTVKNMMGDEVTNALNSLDVDFKTVIFLCDLEGFTYEEMSKILDIPIGTVRSRIHRARNLLKERLAQYAASMGYK, translated from the coding sequence ATGGAAGAACAAACTGAGAAGAAGCAGCACAATGACCGTGAGAAACAACGGATCTTCGACGAGGAGTTCATGCCACACCTTGGTGCACTCTACAACTTCGCCTACAAACTCACCTATGACGAGGATGATTCCAAAGACCTAGTACAGGACACCTTCATGAAATCCTTTCGGTTCATTGATTCTTTCCAAGAAGGAACTAATGCCAAAGCATGGCTGTTTAGAATTCTAAAAAACAGTTTCATCAATGAATTTAGAAAAAAGAGCAAACAACCCTCCAAAGTCGATTACCAAGAGGTAGAAGGCTACTATAATTCGGAAGGAACAGAAAAACCCAGTGTCACCACGGATCTACGCGTAGACACTGTCAAAAACATGATGGGCGATGAGGTCACCAACGCGCTCAACAGCTTAGACGTAGATTTCAAAACGGTCATTTTCCTATGTGATCTCGAAGGCTTCACCTATGAGGAAATGTCAAAAATACTCGACATTCCGATCGGCACAGTACGATCTCGTATACACAGAGCAAGGAATTTGCTAAAGGAAAGGCTTGCGCAATACGCAGCTAGTATGGGCTACAAATAA
- the gmk gene encoding guanylate kinase produces the protein MHEGKAIIFSAPSGSGKTTIVKHLLSKLPELAFSISASTRDKRGRSETHGKDYHFLTPDEFKTKIDNNEFIEWEEVYEGNFYGTLKSEIDRIWKSGKHVIFDVDVKGGLNLKQYFGDKALAIFVKVTDIETLSERLKDRGTEDEQSLSRRLFKAKFEMSFEDKFDTTIVNEVLETSFAESEKIVSEFLNS, from the coding sequence ATGCACGAAGGTAAAGCCATCATTTTTTCAGCACCCTCTGGTTCTGGCAAAACTACTATAGTCAAACATCTCCTATCCAAGCTCCCAGAACTCGCTTTTAGTATTTCCGCTTCGACGCGAGACAAAAGAGGTCGTAGTGAAACCCACGGCAAAGACTACCATTTCCTCACGCCAGATGAATTCAAAACCAAGATCGATAACAACGAGTTCATAGAATGGGAAGAAGTCTATGAAGGCAACTTTTATGGCACACTCAAGTCCGAAATCGACAGAATATGGAAAAGTGGCAAACATGTCATATTTGATGTAGATGTCAAAGGAGGACTGAATCTCAAACAATACTTTGGAGACAAAGCTCTCGCGATTTTTGTCAAGGTGACGGATATCGAAACGCTATCCGAACGGCTCAAAGACCGAGGCACAGAAGATGAACAAAGTTTGTCCCGAAGATTGTTCAAAGCAAAATTTGAAATGTCTTTCGAAGACAAATTTGACACCACGATCGTCAATGAAGTCCTCGAGACCTCCTTTGCGGAAAGCGAAAAAATAGTTTCAGAATTCCTAAACTCATGA
- the nadD gene encoding nicotinate (nicotinamide) nucleotide adenylyltransferase: MSKSTVVGLFFGSFNPIHIGHMIIAQAIIDSGSVDELWFVVSPQNPFKKSKSLLHEFDRYDMVQAAIQDQPKMKVSDVEFGMPKPNYTVKTLAVLAEKHPDKQFKLIMGEDNLTHFHKWKNYESILAYHSLLIYPRPNARAPKIDLQDKIEMIKAPMLHISATFIREAIEKGHSIKYLVAPEVEFFIKSKNLYS, from the coding sequence ATGAGCAAATCTACGGTCGTCGGGTTGTTTTTCGGATCCTTCAACCCCATCCATATAGGGCACATGATCATTGCTCAGGCCATTATCGATTCGGGCTCTGTCGACGAACTATGGTTTGTAGTCAGTCCACAGAACCCGTTCAAAAAAAGCAAATCACTTCTACACGAGTTTGATCGATACGACATGGTGCAAGCAGCCATACAAGACCAGCCCAAGATGAAAGTGTCAGATGTTGAATTTGGAATGCCTAAACCTAATTATACCGTAAAAACCTTAGCTGTACTAGCCGAAAAGCACCCTGACAAACAGTTTAAACTCATCATGGGAGAGGACAATCTGACACACTTTCACAAATGGAAGAATTACGAGAGCATCCTCGCATACCATAGTTTGCTCATCTATCCAAGGCCCAATGCACGCGCGCCCAAAATTGACCTGCAAGACAAAATAGAAATGATCAAAGCACCTATGCTTCACATATCGGCGACATTCATCCGAGAGGCCATAGAAAAGGGCCACTCGATCAAATATCTAGTAGCCCCTGAAGTTGAATTCTTTATTAAGAGTAAAAATCTTTACTCTTAG
- the frr gene encoding ribosome recycling factor: protein MEEIEMFLEEAKELMDKSVSHCQHELTKIRAGKAAPTMLDGLMVEYYGSPTPITQVASITTPDARTLAIKPWEKNVISNIERAIINSDLGLNPQNDGEQIRINIPPLTEDRRRDLVKQAKGEGENGKVSIRNVRKDTNDSLKKLLKDGVEGVSEDSVKDAEAEVQKITDSHVLKIDALIEAKEKDIMTI from the coding sequence ATGGAAGAGATAGAAATGTTTTTGGAAGAGGCTAAAGAGCTAATGGATAAATCTGTCAGTCATTGTCAGCATGAGTTGACCAAAATTCGAGCAGGGAAGGCAGCGCCAACCATGCTGGATGGATTGATGGTGGAGTACTATGGTAGCCCGACTCCTATCACACAGGTAGCCTCTATTACCACTCCAGATGCACGAACACTCGCGATCAAGCCTTGGGAAAAAAATGTCATTTCAAATATCGAACGTGCCATCATCAATAGTGATCTAGGTCTTAATCCTCAGAATGACGGGGAGCAGATTCGTATCAATATCCCTCCATTGACAGAGGACCGCCGTAGAGACCTCGTCAAACAAGCCAAAGGAGAGGGCGAAAATGGAAAAGTCAGTATCCGAAACGTAAGAAAGGACACGAACGATTCTTTGAAGAAACTATTGAAAGACGGTGTGGAAGGAGTGTCAGAGGATTCTGTCAAAGACGCTGAGGCCGAAGTACAGAAAATAACGGACAGTCATGTACTGAAAATCGATGCACTCATCGAAGCGAAAGAAAAAGACATCATGACGATCTAA